The Sulfobacillus thermosulfidooxidans genome segment GAAAAACTTTTCCGCACTTCCATCGTCGGAGCAGGAATCACATGCTTGCCTTGTTCTCGACGGATCTTTTGTGCTAAGGCCCGTTCCTCTGGGGACGCGACCGTTTCAATGGGAATCCACATCACCGAATCCGGGTCCAAATGGAGAGCATGCACAATATGGTTGACCATATTCACCGAGGTACCAAGAATCAATAAGGATGACAGGTTTAAGCGAGCAATCGCTTGACGGACCGAAGCCGCGTGCTCGGGATCAGAAAAAATGGCACGTTTCACAGCCGCGACCCGAGTCGCTTCCCGCTTCGCAGAATATCCCGCAACAATACGACCATCTGCAATTAATAGCCCATCATCGATAATCGCTTCGGCATTCTTTTCAATTGCCACCATTGAGGCTCGGTGGCTCTTACCTGTGCCACTCGGACCAATTAACGCATAAATTTTCATTCCTTAGTGCGGAACACCCCGAGCCTGCTGAAGGCTCCCTTCCCGCTCCTCCTTTTGTCGAAGGTATCTGGGTCCACCATGACCTATGACCTGCCCACACAACTTCAATCGTTAAATAGGGTGGTTGACGAATCCATCGGTTCTTGTCCTGCCCGGACAACCAACTCGTGAACGAGTCTTTGACGCCAGGGCACGAATCGCCATTCAATGTGTTCGTGGCGCGCATGCGCTCCCTGCCCTACCGCTCCTAACCCGTCTAAGGTTGGTGTGATAGCCGCCGTAAAATTCCCATCGCTGGCGCCGCCCACATTAATTCCAGCTAATGGCTTCCCCCGCACGCTTTCCCAGATTTCCGCGGCTTGGCGAAACCACTGCTCCGCCACCGGACCATGGTCCATTGGCGGCCGGTTAAACCCTCCTACGTACCGGGTTGAGGTCCTCGTGTCAAACTGAGGCGGCGCATTCAAAGTCTTTTCAATCCGCTCTTGCTCTTTTTGCGTTTTGACCCGGATATCGATTTCAGCAACCGCCGATGCTGCCACCACATTGGTCGTATTGCCCCCTTTGACCACCCCTACATTGATGGTTGTCCCAAGAACACGATTTTCTAAACTCGCCAGCCACAATATTTGTTGAGCCAATTCCCGAATGGCACTTGCTCCCTGATCCGGGTCGAGACCGGCATGGCTTTCAATGCCGGTAATCTCCATTCGGAAATTGCCAACACCGGATCGGCCAATTTTTAATGCACCTTCATTGCCTCCGGGCTCTAAAACGAGTGTCACCGATGCCTTTCGAGCCTTCTCTTCAATTAGCTGTCGGCTCAGCGCACTACCAATTTCTTCATCTGGAGTAATCAACCAGCAAAAAGGAACATCGGCAGGCACATCGTATAAAGCGCCGACGCCAATCACTAAACCGGCTTTCATGTCCAAAACGCCTGGTCCAAAAATGCGGTCTCCTTGTATCTGCAAGGGCATCGTCTTGAGAGTACCCAGCGGCCAGACGGTATCAGCGTGCGCCAGTAATAGGGGACCTTGGCGCCCAGGCATTATTCGGAAAATCTCAAGAATCGGACCATGCTCGGTAAAATGCCACTGGTATTGAAGAGAAAGAGGCTTTAAGGCGTCAAGAACCCGTTCCTGCACTTGGCGGATTCCTTGGACATACCGCGATGGCGATTCAATATGCACCAAGTCAGCCAATAGCTTTTTCCCCTGGTTATCATCCCAAGTCAAGTTCCGGAAACCTCCTTTTGAGGTTGAGATCATCCATGCCACCAGCAATTTTCCACGTTTCTTCATACGTACAGACTTCTTGCATACGCTTCGGATCCAAATTGACGCCGATGCCAGGACCCTTGGGAACGGTTAAGGTTCCATCACCATTTAATACAAAAGGTTCTGTAATAATATCTTGCCAAAAATAGCGGTCACTCGCGGAGGTATCGCCTGGTAAGGTAAATCCCGCTAAAGTCGTTAAATGAAGATTATGAGCCCGTCCAATCCCTGTTTCCAACATGCCCCCACACCATAGTGGAATATGATGCTGCCGGGCAAATGCTTCAATGGCTAATGACGGGCCATAACCGCCTACACGCCCTACTTTTAAGTTAATGATGCCGAGCGCTCCTAATTCCCACGCTTTTCTAACATCATCAGCCGAATGAATGGACTCATCCAGACAAATGGGAGTCGAAAGCGTTTTTGCCAACGTCGCGTGATCAACAATATCATCATAGGCAAGGGGTTGTTCGATCATCATCAAATGCAGGTCCTCAAAATCTTTGAAATGATCTCGCTCAGCGAGACGATAAGCCGAGTTCGCGTCGGCCATTATAGGAACCTCATCTCCAAGACGTGCGCGTAACATGCGCAAGGGGATTATGTCCCAACCCGGTCGAATTTTGATTTTCAGTCGTCGGTAGCCTTGCTTCCAATAGGTTTCTGCGACGGAGCCTAGTTGTTCGAGATTGTCTTGAATGCCAATGGATACCCCAACAGGAATCCGGTCTACCTCACGACCTCCTAACAAACGATACAAAGGCTGGCGCTCAGATTTGGCAAACCAGTCCCATATCGCCATTTCCACAGCCGCTTTCGCCATGCGATTGCCGCGTATACTTTGTAAGCGGACGGAAATCTCCCGAGGGTCCGTGATGTCTCCTTGTAAGCGGGGAATAATGGCATCACGGATGGCGTAATAGACGGATGCATGGGTTTCCTCACTGTATAAGGGCCAATCCGATGCTACCGATTCCGCATAGCCTTCAATGCCGTCTCCGCGCACCGTAATGATCCACGCACGCTTTGTGTCTTCGCGGCCAAAGGAAGTGGCAAAGGGTGTTTTCAACGGCAGTGAAATGAATTGTAATTGAATTTCTTCTAGACGCATACATTTATCCCCTTCGCGTTTCTCGAGTCTCGCCGAGCCTTGGTTTATCACTGCATACATAACATAATCGTCCTTGAGGCGATCTCGCCAGCCCCAGCACCGAAAAGGCATCTTGTGAAAACTGGGTCACGTAATATTCAGCCCACCACATGGCCTTAGAAGGGTCTTGTTGACGTAATACCGCTATATTTTCCGGAATCGGGATAAGTTTCTTGGCCGTCTTGTTCGATGTCGCCGGCCAATTCGGATTAAGCCCCACAAAAAAGCGATGAGTAGGCCATGCCCCATTAATCGCGTCATGTAACACACCATAATAGTTGGGATAAAATTCTAAAACTCGAGCTTTTAATATACCGAGATTTAACTGGGCGTTACGCCGTTGCAGAGGATCAAAAGTCCATCCTACAAACTCATATCCTTGGTCCAGGGCCCATTTCAACTGATACGATTTCATTTGCCGGCCAATACCTTGACTGCGGTAGGGGGGTAACACCGCCATCATATGGGAATGCAAATACCATAACCCATGATACCGGGCCGGAAAAGCAGCGGACATGGCAATCATGTTATGTTCCTCATCATATGCCCCTAAAATGAGTCCCCCGTGATCCGCAAATACCCTTAATAAACTCACAGGCGTACTATGTCCATGGCGCCACACGTTTTGTTCAATATGCAGAACTTGTTGCAATTCCTCGTCCGTCTGTAACGACCGAATCGTCACGGGCATACTCCAGTCCTCAATTCACGCATATGGTAGAAGTTGTTGAATAATGCGAGCCGTTGCTCCCCAAATTGTGCCGATATCACTTCGATATGCTATGCCGTAAGGGCCCTTGTAACATCCAGCTCGGAGATCTCGCCAAGAAATCCAAACCGCTTCAGTCACCTCTTGGGGATTAGGGGTCAACGCAACCTTGTGAGAAGTGGCAACAAGCCAAGGCCATATCCAATATTTCGACGCCTTTACGACGACCGGAGTTAGACATCCCAAGCACTGAGTGGCTGTCAATAAAATTCCGACTTCCTCTTCAGTTTCTCGCATTGCCGTCTCCCATAGGCTTTCATCCCCGGCCTCCCTTTTCCCGCCGGGAAAACCCATCTCGAGGGGATGTTCCTTCATCCATGAAGGCCGCTTAATAAAGAGCATCCACCAATCATCTTGATCATAAGCAACAAGTACACTTACCGAAGCGGCTTTAAATCCCAAGGGTGGCTCCCACACGTTTTTATCTCCCTAACATAAACCCTTCACTATTATTTTAACCTGATGCGGCAAGAAGTCTCCTATCCTCTCTAGGTGGGAGATGAATTGCCGCCTTCAAAGCATTGCTTACAACATACACATCGTCATGGTATAACCAGTTGTATAGTTGTATTTGACGGTGATGCTGTGGAATTGGATAGTAATAATCATTCAGTGTTCTTGATGTGCTATCACCTTATCCTTGTGATAAAGTATCGTCGAAAAGTCATTGACGATCAAATATCGAATCGTCTCAAAGAAATATTTGAGTATATTGCACCAACTTACCATGTGGCATTGCAGGAATGGAATCACGATAAAGATCACGTGCATATTTTGTTCAAAGCACAGCCGAACAGTGAATTGTCGAAGTTCATCAATGCCTATAAGAGTGCATCATCTCGCCTCATCAAAAAAGACTACCCGCGCATAAGAAAATCCCTATGGAAAGAGTATTTTTGGTCAAGAAGTTTTTGTTTGCTTACAACAGGTGGTGCGCCGATTGAAATGGTTAGCCGATATATTGAAAGTCAGGGGAAAAAAATATGAATAAAGCATTCAAATATCGCATCGACCCGAGCGTTGAACAAGAAAGTCTCATCAATAAAACGTTTGGTTGTGTCCGTTTCATTTATAATCGAATGCTTGCGAATCGTAAGGAAATCTATGAGCAATGCAAGGATGACAAAGAATCTCTGAAACAACAAAGATATTTACTTCCAGCCGATTTCAAAAAAGAGTTTAAGTGGCTCAAAGAAGTGGATAGTTTGGCTTTGGTAAATGCACAACTCAATTTGCAGGCAGCGTATCGGAATTTCTTCCGAGATAAGTCCGTAGGATTTCCGCAGTTCAAAAGTAAGCATCGTGATAAGTTGTCCTATACAACGAACAATCAAGGCGGCACGATTCGGTTAATAGATAATAAGACGCTTCGATTGCCCAAACTAAAAGATGTGCGAATTAAGCTTCATCGTTCCTTACCGTAGGGGTCTGTGATTAAGTCTGCAACTATTAGTAAAACCCCAACGGGTAAATATTATGTTTCCCTATTGGTTGAGTTCGAGATGAGTAGTCAGCCCGTGGCACCCGTAACAGAAACGGTATTAGGATTGGATTATTCGTCGAAATCTTTGGTTATTGATAGTCAAGGAAATTCTGTGGATTACCCCAAGTTCTATCGTCAAGCCGAGGCGAAACTGAAGAAGGCTCAACGTAAATTATCCCAACGTAAAAAAGGCCGTAAGAACCGTGAAAAGCAACGTCGTAAAGTGGCTAAACTGCACGAAAAAGTGGCCAATCAGCGCAAAGACTTCTTGCATAAACTCTCTAGGCAGATAGCCAATGCCTATACAGCAGTTGTGATAGAAGACGTAAATATGCGTGATATGGCTCAAAGCCTTAATTTAGGAAAGTCTACGAACGATAATGGATTCGGGATGTTCAAAACTTTTCTGGCATACAAACTGGCTGATCAAGGGAAACAACTTGTTGTCATAGACAAATGGTTTCCGTCTAGTAAACGGTGTCGATTCTGTCAAAAAGACAACAAACCGTTGACATTGGCGGATCGAGTGTGGATATGTCCGCATTGTGGGGCAGAGTTAGACAGAGACATCAATGCAGCCATCAACATCAAAAATGAAGGGTGTCGGATACTGGGTATCGCCTAATCCGTCCTAAAGAACCGTGGGGCACACGGGGATAGCTTGGTCATTATACTAGCGATAGCTAGTACGTCCCAAGAAGCCCCCACCTCTAAGCGTTAGCGTAGGTGGTGGG includes the following:
- a CDS encoding RNA-guided endonuclease InsQ/TnpB family protein codes for the protein MNKAFKYRIDPSVEQESLINKTFGCVRFIYNRMLANRKEIYEQCKDDKESLKQQRYLLPADFKKEFKWLKEVDSLALVNAQLNLQAAYRNFFRDKSVGFPQFKSKHRDKLSYTTNNQGGTIRLIDNKTLRLPKLKDVRIKLHRSLP
- the tnpA gene encoding IS200/IS605 family transposase, with translation MELDSNNHSVFLMCYHLILVIKYRRKVIDDQISNRLKEIFEYIAPTYHVALQEWNHDKDHVHILFKAQPNSELSKFINAYKSASSRLIKKDYPRIRKSLWKEYFWSRSFCLLTTGGAPIEMVSRYIESQGKKI
- the menC gene encoding o-succinylbenzoate synthase, which encodes MRLEEIQLQFISLPLKTPFATSFGREDTKRAWIITVRGDGIEGYAESVASDWPLYSEETHASVYYAIRDAIIPRLQGDITDPREISVRLQSIRGNRMAKAAVEMAIWDWFAKSERQPLYRLLGGREVDRIPVGVSIGIQDNLEQLGSVAETYWKQGYRRLKIKIRPGWDIIPLRMLRARLGDEVPIMADANSAYRLAERDHFKDFEDLHLMMIEQPLAYDDIVDHATLAKTLSTPICLDESIHSADDVRKAWELGALGIINLKVGRVGGYGPSLAIEAFARQHHIPLWCGGMLETGIGRAHNLHLTTLAGFTLPGDTSASDRYFWQDIITEPFVLNGDGTLTVPKGPGIGVNLDPKRMQEVCTYEETWKIAGGMDDLNLKRRFPELDLG
- a CDS encoding RNA-guided endonuclease InsQ/TnpB family protein, with product MIKSATISKTPTGKYYVSLLVEFEMSSQPVAPVTETVLGLDYSSKSLVIDSQGNSVDYPKFYRQAEAKLKKAQRKLSQRKKGRKNREKQRRKVAKLHEKVANQRKDFLHKLSRQIANAYTAVVIEDVNMRDMAQSLNLGKSTNDNGFGMFKTFLAYKLADQGKQLVVIDKWFPSSKRCRFCQKDNKPLTLADRVWICPHCGAELDRDINAAINIKNEGCRILGIA
- a CDS encoding GNAT family N-acetyltransferase, whose product is MTIRSLQTDEELQQVLHIEQNVWRHGHSTPVSLLRVFADHGGLILGAYDEEHNMIAMSAAFPARYHGLWYLHSHMMAVLPPYRSQGIGRQMKSYQLKWALDQGYEFVGWTFDPLQRRNAQLNLGILKARVLEFYPNYYGVLHDAINGAWPTHRFFVGLNPNWPATSNKTAKKLIPIPENIAVLRQQDPSKAMWWAEYYVTQFSQDAFSVLGLARSPQGRLCYVCSDKPRLGETRETRRG
- a CDS encoding M20 family metallopeptidase, which encodes MTWDDNQGKKLLADLVHIESPSRYVQGIRQVQERVLDALKPLSLQYQWHFTEHGPILEIFRIMPGRQGPLLLAHADTVWPLGTLKTMPLQIQGDRIFGPGVLDMKAGLVIGVGALYDVPADVPFCWLITPDEEIGSALSRQLIEEKARKASVTLVLEPGGNEGALKIGRSGVGNFRMEITGIESHAGLDPDQGASAIRELAQQILWLASLENRVLGTTINVGVVKGGNTTNVVAASAVAEIDIRVKTQKEQERIEKTLNAPPQFDTRTSTRYVGGFNRPPMDHGPVAEQWFRQAAEIWESVRGKPLAGINVGGASDGNFTAAITPTLDGLGAVGQGAHARHEHIEWRFVPWRQRLVHELVVRAGQEPMDSSTTLFND
- a CDS encoding NUDIX hydrolase, with protein sequence MWEPPLGFKAASVSVLVAYDQDDWWMLFIKRPSWMKEHPLEMGFPGGKREAGDESLWETAMRETEEEVGILLTATQCLGCLTPVVVKASKYWIWPWLVATSHKVALTPNPQEVTEAVWISWRDLRAGCYKGPYGIAYRSDIGTIWGATARIIQQLLPYA